In Maylandia zebra isolate NMK-2024a linkage group LG12, Mzebra_GT3a, whole genome shotgun sequence, a single genomic region encodes these proteins:
- the lrfn4b gene encoding uncharacterized protein lrfn4b isoform X3, which translates to MPEGGKRCRPPVESGIRVGGSNSGQKPRLQLPVTLEMLQSTHSCTALLDSGSEQNLISLDLAERLGVPLVRLEPPIPVRAINNQVFTRISFRTGPVSLCTSGNHREKLTFFVLDSPDTPLTLGYPWLCLHNPHLDWEGQRVVSWSPFCHSNCLTSARFPGPGEVTGTDEYVPDLSGVPPEYHDLREVFSKIKAQSLPPHRPYDCAIDLLPGASLPKSRLYSISRPERAAMEEYIRDSLAAGLIRPSSSPVAAGFFFVDKKDGSLRPCIDFRGLNDVTVKNKYPLPLISSAVESLQGATVFTKLDLRNAYHLVRVRQGDEWKTAFNTPLGHFEYLVMPFGLTNAPAVFQALINDVLRDFLDRFVFVYLDDILIFSKSLAEHHSHVRAVLQRLLENRLYAKAEKCEFHLTSVSFLGYILAGGQVKTDPAKVKAVTDWPVPSTRKQLQGFLGFANFYRRFIRNYSLVAAPLTRLTSTKLPFGWSAEADSAFTELKHLFSTAPILAQPDPSKAFIVEVDASDVGVGAVLSQRAGPSSKLRPCAFFSRRLSPAERNYDVGDRELLAVKLALEEWRHHLEGAALPFLVWTDHKNLTYLRGAKRLNARQARWSLFFARFNFSISYRPGSRNTKPDALSRQFDSDTGPAEFSTILPAGCTVGAITWEVEDAIDRGLRTEPDPGTGPPNRRFVPAAARSKLHLTVKPLAKSFYLDAGPSGSPSGYHQNYLPASLPPRQEFLDLHTRITPPLCHLRPPL; encoded by the exons ATGCCCGAAGGAGGGAAAAGGTGTCGCCCGCCGGTAGAATCGGGGATACGGGTGGGCGGTTCGAATTCTGGTCAGAAACCCCGTTTACAACTCCCTGTCACCTTGGAGATGCTACAGAGTACTCATTCGTGCACAGCCTTATTAGATTCTGGTTCTGAACAGAATTTAATCAGTCTCGATCTCGCTGAACGATTAGGCGTTCCGCTCGTGCGCCTTGAGCCGCCCATTCCAGTTAGAGCGATTAATAACCAGGTTTTCACTAGAATTTCTTTTCGCACTGGTCCAGTGTCACTGTGCACTTCGGGGAATCATAGGGAAAAACTCACCTTTTTTGTCCTCGATTCACCTGATACTCCGCTCACTTTGGGTTATCCCTGGCTGTGCTTACACAATCCGCACTTGGATTGGGAGGGGCAAAGGGTTGTCAGCTGGAGCCCTTTTTGCCACTCCAATTGTCTGACTTCCGCCCGTTTTCCCGGCCCGGGGGAGGTTACGGGGACTGACGAATATGTCCCCGATCTCTCAGGGGTGCCGCCTGAGTATCATGATTTGCGGGAGGTATTCAGTAAGATCAAAGCGCAGTCCCTACCGCCCCATCGCCCTTATGACTGTGCGATTGATTTGCTCCCCGGAGCGTCCCTGCCCAAGAGCCGGTTATATAGTATCTCTAGGCCTGAACGTGCTGCGATGGAGGAGTATATTAGGGATTCATTAGCGGCTGGGTTAATCCGTCCGTCTTCGTCCCCCGTGGCggcggggtttttttttgtagacAAGAAGGATGGGTCTCTTCGGCCGTGTATTGATTTCAGGGGCTTGAATGACGTCACTGTTAAAAATAAGTATCCCTTGCCACTCATTAGCTCCGCTGTTGAATCGCTACAGGGTGCCACGGTGTTCACTAAGTTAGATCTTCGCAATGCTTATCATTTGGTGCGAGTCCGTCAGGGAGACGAGTGGAAGACCGCGTTTAACACCCCCCTGGGTCATTTCGAGTATCTCGTTATGCCTTTCGGTTTAACGAACGCTCCAGCGGTGTTTCAGGCCCTAATAAATGACGTCCTGCGGGATTTCCTCGACCGTTTTGTGTTCGTCTATTTAGATGACATTCTTATTTTTTCTAAGTCTTTGGCTGAGCATCATTCACATGTCCGTGCTGTCCTTCAACGCCTCTTGGAAAACAGACTGTATGCCAAGGCTGAGAAATGTGAGTTTCATTTGACATCGGTCTCTTTCCTGGGATACATCTTGGCAGGGGGGCAGGTGAAGACGGATCCGGCTAAGGTGAAGGCGGTCACTGACTGGCCTGTGCCTTCTACTCGCAAGCAACTCCAGGGGTTTTTGGGATTTGCGAATTTCTATCGTCGGTTTATAAGGAACTACAGTCTAGTGGCGGCTCCGCTTACACGCCTTACCTCTACGAAGCTTCCGTTCGGCTGGTCCGCCGAAGCTGACAGCGCATTCACGGAGCTGAAACATCTGTTTTCTACTGCGCCCATCCTCGCTCAACCCGATCCGTCTAAGGCTTTTATTgtggaggtggatgcttctGATGTGGGGGTGGGGGCTGTGCTTTCACAACGTGCCGGCCCCTCCTCTAAGCTGCGGCCGTGCGCCTTTTTCTCTCGGCGGCTTTCACCAGCGGAACGGAACTATGATGTGGGGGACCGGGAGCTGCTTGCCGTTAAGTTGGCGTTGGAGGAGTGGCGTCATCATCTGGAAGGCGCGGCGCTACCGTTCCTGGTGTGGACGGATCATAAGAACTTGACGTACCTACGCGGTGCGAAGAGGTTGAATGCACGTCAAGCTCGTTGGTCGCTGTTTTTCGCACGTTTTAACTTTTCCATTTCCTATCGCCCGGGTTCCAGAAACACCAAACCGGATGCCCTCTCTCGGCAGTTTGACTCTGACACGGGTCCGGCGGAGTTTTCCACCATTCTTCCGGCCGGCTGTACGGTGGGAGCTATTACCTGGGAGGTGGAGGACGCCATCGACCGGGGCCTCCGGACGGAACCGGATCCGGGCACGGGACCGCCTAACCGGCGTTTTGTTCCCGCGGCTGCTCGCTCCAAG CTACACCTAACTGTTAAACCCCTGGCGAAGAGCTTCTACTTGGATGCTGGACCTTCTGGCAGTCCCTCAGGCTACCACCAAAACTACCTACCTGCCTCTCTGCCTCCACGCCAGGAGTTTTTGGATTTACACACCCGGATTACTCCCCCTCTATGTCATCTCCGACCTCCGTTG TGA
- the lrfn4b gene encoding uncharacterized protein lrfn4b isoform X2, with amino-acid sequence MPEGGKRCRPPVESGIRVGGSNSGQKPRLQLPVTLEMLQSTHSCTALLDSGSEQNLISLDLAERLGVPLVRLEPPIPVRAINNQVFTRISFRTGPVSLCTSGNHREKLTFFVLDSPDTPLTLGYPWLCLHNPHLDWEGQRVVSWSPFCHSNCLTSARFPGPGEVTGTDEYVPDLSGVPPEYHDLREVFSKIKAQSLPPHRPYDCAIDLLPGASLPKSRLYSISRPERAAMEEYIRDSLAAGLIRPSSSPVAAGFFFVDKKDGSLRPCIDFRGLNDVTVKNKYPLPLISSAVESLQGATVFTKLDLRNAYHLVRVRQGDEWKTAFNTPLGHFEYLVMPFGLTNAPAVFQALINDVLRDFLDRFVFVYLDDILIFSKSLAEHHSHVRAVLQRLLENRLYAKAEKCEFHLTSVSFLGYILAGGQVKTDPAKVKAVTDWPVPSTRKQLQGFLGFANFYRRFIRNYSLVAAPLTRLTSTKLPFGWSAEADSAFTELKHLFSTAPILAQPDPSKAFIVEVDASDVGVGAVLSQRAGPSSKLRPCAFFSRRLSPAERNYDVGDRELLAVKLALEEWRHHLEGAALPFLVWTDHKNLTYLRGAKRLNARQARWSLFFARFNFSISYRPGSRNTKPDALSRQFDSDTGPAEFSTILPAGCTVGAITWEVEDAIDRGLRTEPDPGTGPPNRRFVPAAARSKLHLTVKPLAKSFYLDAGPSGSPSGYHQNYLPASLPPRQEFLDLHTRITPPLCHLRPPLASTHDPDLFLDLL; translated from the exons ATGCCCGAAGGAGGGAAAAGGTGTCGCCCGCCGGTAGAATCGGGGATACGGGTGGGCGGTTCGAATTCTGGTCAGAAACCCCGTTTACAACTCCCTGTCACCTTGGAGATGCTACAGAGTACTCATTCGTGCACAGCCTTATTAGATTCTGGTTCTGAACAGAATTTAATCAGTCTCGATCTCGCTGAACGATTAGGCGTTCCGCTCGTGCGCCTTGAGCCGCCCATTCCAGTTAGAGCGATTAATAACCAGGTTTTCACTAGAATTTCTTTTCGCACTGGTCCAGTGTCACTGTGCACTTCGGGGAATCATAGGGAAAAACTCACCTTTTTTGTCCTCGATTCACCTGATACTCCGCTCACTTTGGGTTATCCCTGGCTGTGCTTACACAATCCGCACTTGGATTGGGAGGGGCAAAGGGTTGTCAGCTGGAGCCCTTTTTGCCACTCCAATTGTCTGACTTCCGCCCGTTTTCCCGGCCCGGGGGAGGTTACGGGGACTGACGAATATGTCCCCGATCTCTCAGGGGTGCCGCCTGAGTATCATGATTTGCGGGAGGTATTCAGTAAGATCAAAGCGCAGTCCCTACCGCCCCATCGCCCTTATGACTGTGCGATTGATTTGCTCCCCGGAGCGTCCCTGCCCAAGAGCCGGTTATATAGTATCTCTAGGCCTGAACGTGCTGCGATGGAGGAGTATATTAGGGATTCATTAGCGGCTGGGTTAATCCGTCCGTCTTCGTCCCCCGTGGCggcggggtttttttttgtagacAAGAAGGATGGGTCTCTTCGGCCGTGTATTGATTTCAGGGGCTTGAATGACGTCACTGTTAAAAATAAGTATCCCTTGCCACTCATTAGCTCCGCTGTTGAATCGCTACAGGGTGCCACGGTGTTCACTAAGTTAGATCTTCGCAATGCTTATCATTTGGTGCGAGTCCGTCAGGGAGACGAGTGGAAGACCGCGTTTAACACCCCCCTGGGTCATTTCGAGTATCTCGTTATGCCTTTCGGTTTAACGAACGCTCCAGCGGTGTTTCAGGCCCTAATAAATGACGTCCTGCGGGATTTCCTCGACCGTTTTGTGTTCGTCTATTTAGATGACATTCTTATTTTTTCTAAGTCTTTGGCTGAGCATCATTCACATGTCCGTGCTGTCCTTCAACGCCTCTTGGAAAACAGACTGTATGCCAAGGCTGAGAAATGTGAGTTTCATTTGACATCGGTCTCTTTCCTGGGATACATCTTGGCAGGGGGGCAGGTGAAGACGGATCCGGCTAAGGTGAAGGCGGTCACTGACTGGCCTGTGCCTTCTACTCGCAAGCAACTCCAGGGGTTTTTGGGATTTGCGAATTTCTATCGTCGGTTTATAAGGAACTACAGTCTAGTGGCGGCTCCGCTTACACGCCTTACCTCTACGAAGCTTCCGTTCGGCTGGTCCGCCGAAGCTGACAGCGCATTCACGGAGCTGAAACATCTGTTTTCTACTGCGCCCATCCTCGCTCAACCCGATCCGTCTAAGGCTTTTATTgtggaggtggatgcttctGATGTGGGGGTGGGGGCTGTGCTTTCACAACGTGCCGGCCCCTCCTCTAAGCTGCGGCCGTGCGCCTTTTTCTCTCGGCGGCTTTCACCAGCGGAACGGAACTATGATGTGGGGGACCGGGAGCTGCTTGCCGTTAAGTTGGCGTTGGAGGAGTGGCGTCATCATCTGGAAGGCGCGGCGCTACCGTTCCTGGTGTGGACGGATCATAAGAACTTGACGTACCTACGCGGTGCGAAGAGGTTGAATGCACGTCAAGCTCGTTGGTCGCTGTTTTTCGCACGTTTTAACTTTTCCATTTCCTATCGCCCGGGTTCCAGAAACACCAAACCGGATGCCCTCTCTCGGCAGTTTGACTCTGACACGGGTCCGGCGGAGTTTTCCACCATTCTTCCGGCCGGCTGTACGGTGGGAGCTATTACCTGGGAGGTGGAGGACGCCATCGACCGGGGCCTCCGGACGGAACCGGATCCGGGCACGGGACCGCCTAACCGGCGTTTTGTTCCCGCGGCTGCTCGCTCCAAG CTACACCTAACTGTTAAACCCCTGGCGAAGAGCTTCTACTTGGATGCTGGACCTTCTGGCAGTCCCTCAGGCTACCACCAAAACTACCTACCTGCCTCTCTGCCTCCACGCCAGGAGTTTTTGGATTTACACACCCGGATTACTCCCCCTCTATGTCATCTCCGACCTCCGTTGGCAAGTACACA TGACCCCGACCTTTTCCTGGACCTTTTGTGA
- the lrfn4b gene encoding uncharacterized protein lrfn4b isoform X1, with protein MPEGGKRCRPPVESGIRVGGSNSGQKPRLQLPVTLEMLQSTHSCTALLDSGSEQNLISLDLAERLGVPLVRLEPPIPVRAINNQVFTRISFRTGPVSLCTSGNHREKLTFFVLDSPDTPLTLGYPWLCLHNPHLDWEGQRVVSWSPFCHSNCLTSARFPGPGEVTGTDEYVPDLSGVPPEYHDLREVFSKIKAQSLPPHRPYDCAIDLLPGASLPKSRLYSISRPERAAMEEYIRDSLAAGLIRPSSSPVAAGFFFVDKKDGSLRPCIDFRGLNDVTVKNKYPLPLISSAVESLQGATVFTKLDLRNAYHLVRVRQGDEWKTAFNTPLGHFEYLVMPFGLTNAPAVFQALINDVLRDFLDRFVFVYLDDILIFSKSLAEHHSHVRAVLQRLLENRLYAKAEKCEFHLTSVSFLGYILAGGQVKTDPAKVKAVTDWPVPSTRKQLQGFLGFANFYRRFIRNYSLVAAPLTRLTSTKLPFGWSAEADSAFTELKHLFSTAPILAQPDPSKAFIVEVDASDVGVGAVLSQRAGPSSKLRPCAFFSRRLSPAERNYDVGDRELLAVKLALEEWRHHLEGAALPFLVWTDHKNLTYLRGAKRLNARQARWSLFFARFNFSISYRPGSRNTKPDALSRQFDSDTGPAEFSTILPAGCTVGAITWEVEDAIDRGLRTEPDPGTGPPNRRFVPAAARSKVLEWVHASRFACHPGRGRTTSMVKRHFWWATLDKDVREYVAACPVCARCKSRTHRPAGLLQPLSTPHRPWSHIALDFVTGLPVSAGKTTILSVVDRFSKAAHFVALEKLPTAAETSTLLLDHVFRLHGIPVEIVSDRGPQFSSQVWGSFCAALGARPCLSSGYHPQTNGQTERLNQELEAALRCVTCHNPATWASYLPWVEYAHNSLVSSATGLSPFEASLGYQPPLFPVEEADLAVPSVQHHLQRCRRVWSRTREALLRAVARQRSCADRRRSPAPVYSPGQKVWLAAKDIPLRASSRKLSPRYIGPYSVDRVLSPSAVKLRLPAALRVHPVFHVSQVKPVVSSHLCPPPVPPPPARLIDGHPAFSVRRILDVRRRGRGLQFLVDWEGYGPEERSWVPRSLMLDSVMVSDFLRSRRGAGAGRPPGGVP; from the coding sequence ATGCCCGAAGGAGGGAAAAGGTGTCGCCCGCCGGTAGAATCGGGGATACGGGTGGGCGGTTCGAATTCTGGTCAGAAACCCCGTTTACAACTCCCTGTCACCTTGGAGATGCTACAGAGTACTCATTCGTGCACAGCCTTATTAGATTCTGGTTCTGAACAGAATTTAATCAGTCTCGATCTCGCTGAACGATTAGGCGTTCCGCTCGTGCGCCTTGAGCCGCCCATTCCAGTTAGAGCGATTAATAACCAGGTTTTCACTAGAATTTCTTTTCGCACTGGTCCAGTGTCACTGTGCACTTCGGGGAATCATAGGGAAAAACTCACCTTTTTTGTCCTCGATTCACCTGATACTCCGCTCACTTTGGGTTATCCCTGGCTGTGCTTACACAATCCGCACTTGGATTGGGAGGGGCAAAGGGTTGTCAGCTGGAGCCCTTTTTGCCACTCCAATTGTCTGACTTCCGCCCGTTTTCCCGGCCCGGGGGAGGTTACGGGGACTGACGAATATGTCCCCGATCTCTCAGGGGTGCCGCCTGAGTATCATGATTTGCGGGAGGTATTCAGTAAGATCAAAGCGCAGTCCCTACCGCCCCATCGCCCTTATGACTGTGCGATTGATTTGCTCCCCGGAGCGTCCCTGCCCAAGAGCCGGTTATATAGTATCTCTAGGCCTGAACGTGCTGCGATGGAGGAGTATATTAGGGATTCATTAGCGGCTGGGTTAATCCGTCCGTCTTCGTCCCCCGTGGCggcggggtttttttttgtagacAAGAAGGATGGGTCTCTTCGGCCGTGTATTGATTTCAGGGGCTTGAATGACGTCACTGTTAAAAATAAGTATCCCTTGCCACTCATTAGCTCCGCTGTTGAATCGCTACAGGGTGCCACGGTGTTCACTAAGTTAGATCTTCGCAATGCTTATCATTTGGTGCGAGTCCGTCAGGGAGACGAGTGGAAGACCGCGTTTAACACCCCCCTGGGTCATTTCGAGTATCTCGTTATGCCTTTCGGTTTAACGAACGCTCCAGCGGTGTTTCAGGCCCTAATAAATGACGTCCTGCGGGATTTCCTCGACCGTTTTGTGTTCGTCTATTTAGATGACATTCTTATTTTTTCTAAGTCTTTGGCTGAGCATCATTCACATGTCCGTGCTGTCCTTCAACGCCTCTTGGAAAACAGACTGTATGCCAAGGCTGAGAAATGTGAGTTTCATTTGACATCGGTCTCTTTCCTGGGATACATCTTGGCAGGGGGGCAGGTGAAGACGGATCCGGCTAAGGTGAAGGCGGTCACTGACTGGCCTGTGCCTTCTACTCGCAAGCAACTCCAGGGGTTTTTGGGATTTGCGAATTTCTATCGTCGGTTTATAAGGAACTACAGTCTAGTGGCGGCTCCGCTTACACGCCTTACCTCTACGAAGCTTCCGTTCGGCTGGTCCGCCGAAGCTGACAGCGCATTCACGGAGCTGAAACATCTGTTTTCTACTGCGCCCATCCTCGCTCAACCCGATCCGTCTAAGGCTTTTATTgtggaggtggatgcttctGATGTGGGGGTGGGGGCTGTGCTTTCACAACGTGCCGGCCCCTCCTCTAAGCTGCGGCCGTGCGCCTTTTTCTCTCGGCGGCTTTCACCAGCGGAACGGAACTATGATGTGGGGGACCGGGAGCTGCTTGCCGTTAAGTTGGCGTTGGAGGAGTGGCGTCATCATCTGGAAGGCGCGGCGCTACCGTTCCTGGTGTGGACGGATCATAAGAACTTGACGTACCTACGCGGTGCGAAGAGGTTGAATGCACGTCAAGCTCGTTGGTCGCTGTTTTTCGCACGTTTTAACTTTTCCATTTCCTATCGCCCGGGTTCCAGAAACACCAAACCGGATGCCCTCTCTCGGCAGTTTGACTCTGACACGGGTCCGGCGGAGTTTTCCACCATTCTTCCGGCCGGCTGTACGGTGGGAGCTATTACCTGGGAGGTGGAGGACGCCATCGACCGGGGCCTCCGGACGGAACCGGATCCGGGCACGGGACCGCCTAACCGGCGTTTTGTTCCCGCGGCTGCTCGCTCCAAGGTACTGGAATGGGTGCACGCTTCGAGGTTTGCGTGTCACCCGGGCAGGGGCAGGACGACTTCTATGGTTAAGAGACATTTTTGGTGGGCCACTCTGGATAAAGATGTTCGGGAGTATGTGGCTGCGTGCCCTGTGTGTGCCAGGTGTAAGTCGCGTACTCACCGTCCTGCTGGGCTGTTGCAGCCGTTGTCTACGCCTCATCGCCCTTGGTCCCACATCGCCCTGGATTTTGTTACGGGACTCCCGGTTTCGGCTGGGAAGACCACTATTCTCTCGGTCGTGGATCGGTTTTCTAAGGCTGCTCATTTCGTCGCTTTGGAGAAGTTGCCCACTGCGGCTGAGACGTCTACGTTGTTGTTGGACCATGTTTTTCGGCTTCATGGCATTCCTGTGGAAATAGTTTCGGACAGGGGTCCGCAGTTCTCGTCCCAGGTTTGGGGTTCTTTTTGCGCTGCTTTGGGGGCCAGGCCTTGTCTGAGCTCTGGTTACCATCCTCAGACGAACGGCCAGACGGAACGTTTAAATCAGGAGCTGGAGGCCGCGCTCCGCTGTGTGACCTGTCATAACCCTGCGACTTGGGCCTCGTATCTGCCGTGGGTGGAATATGCCCACAACTCCTTGGTTTCGTCTGCTACTGGGTTGTCACCGTTTGAGGCCTCTTTGGGTTATCAGCCGCCCCTGTTTCCGGTGGAGGAGGCTGATCTTGCTGTCCCCTCGGTCCAGCATCATCTACAGCGCTGCCGTCGGGTCTGGTCTCGTACGCGGGAGGCGCTGTTGCGAGCTGTGGCTCGCCAACGTAGCTGTGCCGACCGTCGCCGGTCTCCTGCGCCTGTTTACTCACCTGGACAGAAGGTGTGGCTCGCTGCGAAAGACATCCCTCTCAGGGCATCCTCCCGCAAGTTGTCTCCTCGTTACATCGGCCCCTATTCTGTGGACAGGGTCCTCAGCCCTTCGGCTGTCAAGCTCCGTTTGCCTGCTGCCTTGAGGGTTCACCCGGTCTTTCACGTTTCTCAGGTGAAGCCGGTGGTGTCTAGTCATCTGTGCCCGCCTCCGGtgcccccgcctcccgcccggctCATTGACGGGCATCCTGCGTTTTCTGTCCGGCGCATTCTGGATGTGCGGCGGCGGGGTAGGGGGCTGCAGTTTTTGGTGGACTGGGAGGGTTATGGGCCGGAGGAGCGTTCTTGGGTTCCTCGTTCTTTGATGCTTGACTCTGTGATGGTTTCTGATTTTCTTAGGTCACGTCGTGGGGCGGGTGCTGGTCGGCCGCCGGGTGGCgtcccttga